The window gccgtatcgagacttaagcgtttttacgattttactcgcgaagtagccgttggtataggcatggttcttccaacggaaccctgtttcttcgcatagccgaggcagttggtgttaagttaaccgtaacctgctctactCCGAAGAATAGGAAATTGTTCGAGAAACATAACCTTTCCAACTTCCTGcatactttcgacgatgttttttagacggaacattggtgtcgtatccacggacccgaagactgagttacggaaacttcggacgaagatgcatggttatgggatgggaccgggttcggaatggtccgcggagaattggccgcgctcgccgggcgagctggctcgtgtagcggccgagctcgccggcgagtcgaccggcaacacggccgtgctcgccgggcgagctggctcgtgtagCGGCCGAGCTCCccgggcgatccgtttcggctaatcgttttctcggcttttgaagttttgaccgtGATTCGGTTTTTCTGAGAACTTTCGGATATCGATTCCGTCGTGaacgattttgaccccaacattcgTCATGCTACTTATACTTTAGTATATAACGGATAATTGTAATATAGGAGACATAAGTAAGTAAGATATGGTggaatttgtttgtttttttgttacgATTTGAATTGAAACAACTAATTAATgtgtttaattatatattattcagTAAAATATACAGGTGGTCCCCAAGGAAATGGGTTGGACACGGGAACGGCTCTAGACAGAGGTGCTTGTGGTTACTACGCATGTCCCACTTTGGTTGGTTGTCGAGAACACGATGCACGACCCACATAAATTTTCGTTTGCATGAGATCCAGTTGTTCACTAAACAAAGATATCACAACGACttttccaaaaaagaaaaaagaaaagaacagaCAATCTTGTTGTTTTTAAGAAAGGGAAGAAGATATATccttttcataaataaagataataaaataagaCGGGAATCGTTCATTGCATGTGATCATCCACTTGGGAATTTAATAGACatagttatatattattatcaaaaacaaaaaggaaggaatatatttttttaataaatactgTTTCATATTTTAAgtagttttagaaaaatatttttatttcaaaatgtaagtagttttcgtatttttaggtaacttttatatttattgaatacagtgtgaccaatcaaattaaatagacttattttttattggttaaattatatctaacatattattataaaatactttttaaaaacataaaaagtttTTTAATCTTCGTGTTTTTAACCAAAACTAAATGGTGACCAAGGAACGAAAGGTAACACTGAATTCCTTATCATTCCCAAAAAAATTCAGTATTCACAAGGAatagtttttcctttttgttcctcttcgttcttttttttgtagagaaatatagaataaaagcattccttgttaaatttgataaggaacaagcattccttttcattcctgcCATTTTATTCCTATACGTTCTTTTCCTATTCGTTCCTCGTGTTCCCGAAAAGGTCACCAGTCTTAGCCTTATATTATGAAACGAAAGGAGTATAAAAATAGGTTTAGGTAAGATATCACGCGAAATTTGCGCCATTAATTAGAAACGTAAGCGGCAATTGCGCTTGCGCCCTACCTAATCTGACCCCACCCATGTTCTTTAAATACGTCCCGCATGCGTTCTCATTCTCATTATGTTTCTTCTTTCATCAAAACTTCTTCTTAGGCGTTTGTTTGTTCATAAGTTTTGGTTTTAATCTCTTGTTCGTTATGATGTTTTACCAAAATCGTTTTATGATTCTCTTGTACCCTTAcgttattctttttctttttaatggcAAACTCAAATCCGGTGGTCAAGTTGATGATGACCAATCTCAGATCCTTGATCCTGGTAGGGATGATGATGAGGGCTTAAACCCACATCCTTGATCGCTGATTAGGAATGGTCTTagatgtttctttttgttttgtttttctgtttcATTCGGATGATTTTATGAAAtcgttttctatgtttttaaaaaaaaaactatatgatttTCAGTGGTAATTCTCTATGGGTCAATCCCATACCACAATGGTTTAATTGCCGTGTCCCACATACCCAAAGCCCAATACTATTCGGCCCAATATGATTTAATGCCCTGATATTTAGTGGCTTTCGGTTCGTTGTTTCAATCTCTAGGGTTTTTCAAAAGTCGACTCTCCCTCACCGGCGAGATATTCAACCGAGTCTCAGGTTTGATGCATTTTTATCTCTCCTCTTCTCATCTTTCATTTCCCTGTTTCTATCCATGTCTGCTTACTTGAAATCGTTCGTCTGTTCTTTTCAGGCTTGTTTTCGAAAGtcgcatctctctctctctttctacaGAGATATTCCACCACGATTTGCAGGTTTTCTTATGACCTCTATAATCTCTATTCAAATGTTGCTGGTTAGGTTGTCATATTTGCATATTTTGAGCCACGGATGCTTAACTTGTTTTAATCTCAGATTTGTTTAGTCACCTAAGCAAATTTACTTATATCGCCTAAGTTTAAGACTATATGAAATGAATAATAGATCAAGTGTCCTGTATACGCTCTGCTCAACTCTATCCGATCATCTTTCCCTGTTTCTATTTATGTCTTCTTACTTTATATCCTTTTTTGTTTCTcaaagtttgtttttttctctttgtgtATCTAGTAACTTGTATACTTTCTGCTCAACTCTCTTTTTGCGCTATGTTTTTATTCAGATCTTTTCTGATCaaaacctttcttttgttttccagAATGACTGGAACAGATAAAGCCATATTCTACATTAGTGTCGATCCTTCAAATGTGGAACTAGCTGCTGTGCTCTACATCAGCGTATTCAAGGCCGAGAGAATCACACAATATGATGATGGAAGTGTTGAGCTTAAGATTTTCGATTCGTCTGTGTTGGTCACGAGTGGCTCTCCTCGTTTCAGGTGActcttaatattatttttatgtatcaTATAATcatttttcattcatttttaaCGTGTTGATTAAGTCCCATTTGTTATTTGTTATTATAGGTCCATTGTGGAACTCCGAGTGGATCCTCATACCATCTCTTTGGTTATAGATAGCCAAGCTTTTGTTGCGACAGATCTAAAACTAAATCTCTCTTCACAATATCTCCTGAAAGTGATAGACCCTTTCCAAGTCATTTGGCTGTTAAGTATAAAGGAGTTTTCTGATGGTTTGCGTTATCTTCCTTCTTGTACCAAAGTAAGTCCTCCCTTTTGTACTATTAAGTCGATTTTATTGCAGTTAtatgttacatattttatatgcTACTTTCTTATACGTTACATATTGTTTTGTTAAGTGCAAATACCCTTCACATCATCGCCCCGCTCTCTGTTCCGAGATGACAAGATGGCAACTAATGATTGGCCAATCACTTGAGACTCGAGAGTTGTTAGGGATCGAACCCTATTTTAGAGACATCGAAACCTTAGAAGCGGTATGTGTTTctatttgcatatttttttcagatatattattattataacaataataattgGTTTGATTTATCTATGCAATTCAGGACTTGTTCCGGATAAGAGAATGTAGGACTTTCTACGAAATTCTTAATGTCAGATCCTTCGTAGGTGTTTTGTCTACCACACTGGACGAGGTACCCTTTAATGTTTTGCATATTTCtttgcatattttt of the Brassica napus cultivar Da-Ae chromosome C3 unlocalized genomic scaffold, Da-Ae chrC03_Random_36, whole genome shotgun sequence genome contains:
- the LOC106389605 gene encoding uncharacterized protein LOC106389605, with the protein product MTGTDKAIFYISVDPSNVELAAVLYISVFKAERITQYDDGSVELKIFDSSVLVTSGSPRFRSIVELRVDPHTISLVIDSQAFVATDLKLNLSSQYLLKVIDPFQVIWLLSIKEFSDGLRYLPSCTKCKYPSHHRPALCSEMTRWQLMIGQSLETRELLGIEPYFRDIETLEADLFRIRECRTFYEILNVRSFVGVLSTTLDELERFNTLLQGLHVVRALNPTYEAAGNFKNLLRSAVNSYNSLLEAIIPTGMARETRELPNPVATRARAADNWRQLVKRCHSARFLMNNKLSKANTREELWMSDLLYDEVSDWRKQNI